The DNA sequence TTCCGGATCGGAGTAATAAGGGTGTCCGCTGTCGACATAGGCTTCGATCGACTCTTTGACCTGCGCGACCAGGGGTAACACGCGGGGCACCAGCTCTCGCACTTCCGGCAGACAGTCATCGGAAAACTGAAACTGGATCGCGGCTCCCAGTCCATACACCTGGCACCACTCGGCTTCCTCATCTGCTCCCCAGACCGGCGTAACCAGCAGATAACGCTCCAGTACCGGGAAATAATAAGCAAACGCTTTCCCCCCCATCCACATGAAATCTTCCTGGTAGACAAAGGGATTTTCCTGAAATCTCTGATAGGCTTCCTTCAACGTCAACCCACCAAAATTCTCCCAGGCCACCAGTGCGTCCAGATCGCCTTCGTGCGGATCAAAATCCCGCTCGACGGGCAGAGGACCATTAACATCCCTGAATGGTTTTCCTGTCATACGTGTTCACACTTCTATTCAACACACACTCACTCTGACCTTCCAAGCGCCAGCCAGAGTTTTCGTCACCAATCTCGACATCACTCGATCATCAACAGCGCCAGATAAGGCACCAGATTGAATACCAGAAACAGCAGCTTGAACGCGCCTACGAAAACATACATTACCACATCAAAGGTCTCTCTGGGGAGAGGAAACCAGCGTTTCTGGGTCCGGTACACCAGATCCG is a window from the Gimesia benthica genome containing:
- a CDS encoding DUF6868 family protein, producing MDLTTLTSFFMWCSIFNGGLLILWTLCFLLMPDLVYRTQKRWFPLPRETFDVVMYVFVGAFKLLFLVFNLVPYLALLMIE